A region from the Salvia splendens isolate huo1 chromosome 15, SspV2, whole genome shotgun sequence genome encodes:
- the LOC121766520 gene encoding fatty acid amide hydrolase-like, translating to MGIFKDNGVVYKAADDIDLGPDSDEFYLRANVKAPRMAGLLVKVFAWLLESPILGGMLLYFLKKNNLIHKLVSFAELQEEPLFVPLHPHQGDEEKETIYIHPNAPPQEKIEEAAKCLGSFENEQEPRIPQPSFHRWTLLDYATSYKSGETTPTKVAERFIACAKESSDMSFFINYCIDDILSQAAESTLRHQRGEAISVLDGVPVAVKDEIDCMPYPTTGGTKWMQKVRECRNDAYCVKCLRSCGAIIVGKTNMHELGAGISGINPHYGAARNPYNRSKITGGSSSGSAAVVAAGLCPLALGVDGGGSVRLPAALCGVVGFKPTFSRVPHQGVLPINYTIGMVGILAATVEDALIAYAAIAGADESATIAVPRVGLPLLKSANYMSDHIKIARYGKWFDDCTDDIKACCSNAVAKLSDKYGWKTVEVTIPEIEVMRLSHYTTIGSECSNSIKSYLQNVNKEEIGWDVRVGLAVYDSFDSNEYLNAQKMRRRQLQFHEKIFSVADVIVTPTVGVTAYTIKDDAMNTGELDYINGAALVRYQIAGNFLGLPAVTVPVGYDSNGLPIGLQFIGKPWSESLLIYIASAMQALCISGCKKPEVFYDMLAKE from the exons ATGGGTATTTTCAAGGATAACGGCGTCGTTTACAAGGCTGCCGACGACATCGATCTCGGCCCCGACAGTGATGAGTTTTATCTCCGAGCCAATGTCAAAG CTCCTCGCATGGCTGGTCTCTTGGTGAAAGTGTTTGCTTGGTTGTTGGAGTCTCCAATTTTGGGAGGCATGTTACTCTACTTTCTCAAGAAGAACAATCTAATTCACAAG CTGGTCTCGTTTGCAGAGTTACAAGAAGAGCCACTTTTTGTTCCTTTGCATCCCCATCAAG GAGATGAGGAAAAGGAAACAATATACATACACCCCAATGCACCACCTCaagaaaaaattgaagaagctgcAAAGTGTCTTGGATCATTCGAAAACGAACAAGAACCTAGGATTCCACAACCTAGTTTCCATCGTTGGACGCTTCTTGACTATGCCACGTCATACAAATCCGGGGAGACAACTCCTACAAAGGTTGCGGAGAGATTCATAGCTTGTGCTAAGGAATCATCGGATATGTCCTTCTTCATCAACTACTGCATCGACGACATTCTTAGTCAGGCTGCAGAATCAACTCTTCGCCATCAACGAG GAGAGGCGATATCCGTGTTAGATGGAGTTCCAGTAGCTGTTAAAGACGAGATCGATTGTATGCCATATCCAACTACAG GAGGTACAAAATGGATGCAGAAAGTGAGGGAATGTAGAAACGACGCGTACTGCGTAAAGTGTCTCCGATCATGTGGTGCCATAATAGTTGGCAAAACAAATATGCATGAGCTTGGAGCTGGAATTAGTGGCATCAATCCTCATTatgg GGCTGCTAGAAACCCTTATAACAGAAGCAAGATTACTGGAGGATCTTCGAGTGGATCGGCTGCAGTGGTAGCAGCCGGATTATGCCCTCTCGCACTTGGTGTTGATGGAGGAG GATCTGTAAGGCTTCCTGCAGCTCTTTGTGGCGTGGTTGGCTTCAAACCGACTTTTTCTCGTGTGCCTCATCAAGG AGTTCTTCCCATAAACTACACAATAGGGATGGTTGGGATTCTTGCAGCAACAGTTGAAGATGCACTCATCGC TTATGCAGCCATTGCTGGAGCAGACGAGTCCGCCACTATTGCAGTG CCCAGAGTAGGCCTGCCCTTGCTCAAATCTGCAAACTATATGTCTGATCACATCAAGATTGCAAGATATGGAAAG TGGTTCGATGACTGCACCGATGATATCAAAGCATGTTGCTCCAACGCTGTTGCTAAATTATCCGACAAATATGGATGGAAG ACTGTAGAGGTGACGATACCAGAAATAGAGGTGATGCGGTTATCGCATTACACAACAATCGGATCAGAATGTAGTAACTCAATCAAGAGCTACCTACAAAATGT GAACAAGGAAGAGATCGGGTGGGATGTGCGTGTAGGCCTTGCTGTATACGACTCCTTCGACAGCAATGAGTATCTAAATGCACAGAAAATGCG GAGACGTCAGCTGCAATTCCacgagaaaatattttctgtagCAGATGTGATTGTTACTCCAACTGTAGG TGTGACTGCTTACACGATAAAGGATGACGCCATGAATACCGGTGAACTAGACTACATAAATGGAG CTGCATTAGTACGATATCAGATAGCTGGAAACTTTTTGGGACTACCTGCTGTCACTGTTCCT GTTGGTTATGATAGCAATGGGTTGCCAATAGGGCTGCAGTTTATAGGGAAGCCATGGTCTGAGTCTTTGTTGATTTACATTGCATCTGCTATGCAA GCACTATGTATATCAGGATGTAAGAAGCCAGAGGTGTTTTATGACATGCTGGCTAAGGAGTAA
- the LOC121767577 gene encoding cyclin-dependent kinase E-1-like has protein sequence MGDGRLSNSGSNSSSKPEWLEQYDVIGKIGEGTYGLVFLAKIKSNRSKSIAIKKFKQSKDGDGVSPTAIREIMLLREISHENVVKLANVHINHADMSLYLAFDYAEHDLYEIIRHHRDKVNQSINQYTIKSILWQLLNGLNYLHSNWIVHRDLKPSNILVMGDGEEHGVVKIADFGLARIYQAPLKPLSENGVVVTIWYRAPELLLGAKHYTSAVDMWAVGCIFAELLTLKPLFQGQEVKGTPNPFQLDQLDRIFKVLGHPTQEKWPTLVNLPHWQADLQHIQGRTYNNAGLYNVVHLPPKNPAYDLLSKMLEYDPRKRITATQALEHEYFRMEPFPGCNALVPPQPGDKVVNYPTRPVDTGTDIEGTISLQPSQPVSSGNTMSGSMSGAHAIQNRSIPRPMPMVGMQRMQPPGIPAYNLASQAGMGGGVNPGGMPMQRGVSAQAHQQQQLRRKDPGMGMTGYPPQQKNKRF, from the exons ATGGGGGACGGAAGGCTGAGCAATTCGGGAAGCAACAGCAGTAGCAAGCCGGAGTGGCTGGAGCAGTACGACGTGATCGGTAAAATCGGGGAAGGGACCTATGGACTCGTGTTCTTGGCCAAGATAAAGTCCAACCGTTCCAAATCCATAGCCATCAAGAAGTTCAAGCAGTCCAAGGATGGAGATGGCGTCTCTCCCACCGCAATTCGAGAAATCATG TTGCTTAGGGAGATTTCTCACGAGAATGTGGTAAAGCTTGCAAATGTGCACATCAATCATGCAGATATGTCACTTTATCTGGCTTTCGACTATGCTGAGCACGACCTTTAT GAAATCATCAGACATCACAGGGACAAGGTCAACCAATCAATCAACCAATACACCATTAAGTCAATTTTGTGGCAGCTTCTTAATGGTCTAAACTATCTCCACAG TAATTGGATTGTTCACCGGGATCTAAAGCCATCAAATATCTTG GTAATGGGTGATGGGGAAGAACATGGAGTTGTAAAAATTGCTGATTTTGGCCTTGCAAGAATTTACCAAGCACCCTTAAAGCCACTATCTGAAAATGGG GTTGTAGTTACCATTTGGTATCGTGCGCCTGAGTTACTCCTTGGAGCTAAGCACTATACGAGTGCTGTAG ATATGTGGGCTGTCGGGTGCATCTTTGCGGAGCTTTTAACTCTGAAGCCTCTATTTCAAGGGCAAGAAGTCAAAGGAACACCAAACCCATTTCAG CTTGACCAACTTGATAGAATATTTAAGGTTCTAG GCCATCCCACACAAGAAAAGTGGCCAACACTTGTAAATCTTCCACATTGGCAGGCTGATTTGCAACACATTCAAGGGCGTACATA CAATAATGCTGGACTTTACAATGTAGTTCATCTACCTCCAAAAAATCCAGCATATGACCTTTTGTCAAAGATGCTCGA GTATGATCCTAGAAAAAGAATAACAGCTACACAAGCTCTTGAGCATGA ATATTTTCGCATGGAACCTTTTCCGGGTTGCAA TGCTTTGGTACCTCCACAACCAGGAGATAAAGTTGTTAATTACCCAACTCGTCCTGTGGACACAGGCACTGATATTGAGGGAACTATCAGTCTCCAACCCTCACAACCG GTATCTTCTGGAAATACTATGTCTGGGTCAATGTCTGGTGCCCATGCAATACAAAATAGATCAATACCTCGGCCGATGCCCATGGTAGGCATGCAGCGGATGCAACCTCCAGGAATCCCTGCTTACAATCTTGCTTCACAGGCAGGTATGGGAGGTGGAGTCAATCCAGGTGGTATGCCTATGCAGCGGGGTGTTTCTGCCCAGGCTCACCAACAGCAGCAG TTGAGAAGGAAAGATCCTGGAATGGGAATGACAGGATACCCTCCGCAGCAGAAAAATAAGCGCTTCTGA